Proteins from one Triticum aestivum cultivar Chinese Spring chromosome 7A, IWGSC CS RefSeq v2.1, whole genome shotgun sequence genomic window:
- the LOC123149333 gene encoding TORTIFOLIA1-like protein 5 isoform X1, with protein sequence MGPAPRAGGEPMKQRVNRCLHRLSDRDTEAMAANELDAIARGLDADELPVFLAAVSDTRATDKAPLRRHSLRLLALLVAAHPRDAVAPLVPRLVAAALRRVRDPDSSVRAALVDAARAIAGAAAPPAAPAALGPLADAVLHEQDQCAQLAAALAAAAAVEASAPTADLADYLLALLPRLLKLLRSAAFKAKPALISLIGAASAATDGEGAATAVPCLRDALAGDDWAARKAAAEALALLALEHGDDLAAHKPSCIAVFEAKRFDKVKIVRESMNRMIEAWREIPDAEEDVCSSGASPAQTRSPSLADSASDGRYPADSLGSNSVQSVTKRNMLPASRSPPSVSNRRTSPSIRSKKSSPPSRGCGGGVDQAKKCDYKVDVAVAADATPIRTVTGEKLLKEGNVRARLEARKMLFQKSGEKGYNKVAGRKSGSRVVPFNGDGDSEESTEVEDDGPEEVQSDHSSEELQLVHKDEDLSKIRMQLVQIENQQTNLLDLLQKFMGSSQNGIRSLETRVNGLEMALDEISRDLAASSGRMPSSEPDMNCCIPSPKFWRKNEGGRYTSRYPVSDLANHSEESRASSKWERQKFGVQGGFVTNPLAEPNTSYVRSTLVAQEGRRQNSAQYKARTR encoded by the exons ATGGGGCCGGCGCCGAGGGCGGGGGGCGAGCCAATGAAGCAGCGGGTGAACCGCTGCCTGCACCGCCTGTCCGACCGGGACACGGAGGCCATGGCCGCCAACGAGCTGGACGCGATCGCGCGCGGGCTGGACGCCGACGAGCTCCCCGTCTTCCTCGCCGCCGTCTCCGACACCCGGGCCACGGACAAGGCGCCGCTGCGGCGCCACTCGCTGCGCCTGCTGGCGCTCCTCGTCGCCGCGCACCCGCGCGACGCCGTGGCGCCGCTCGTGCCCAGGCTCGTCGCCGCCGCGCTGCGCCGGGTGCGCGACCCGGACTCCTCCGTGCGCGCCGCGCTCGTCGACGCCGCgcgcgccatcgccggcgccgccgcgccccccgCGGCCCCCGCGGCGCTCGGCCCGCTCGCCGACGCCGTGCTCCACGAGCAGGACCAGTGCGCGCAGCTCGCTGCcgcgctcgcggcggcggccgccgtCGAGGCATCCGCCCCCACCGCCGACCTCGCCGACTACCTcctcgcgctcctcccgcgcctcctcaAGCTCCTCCGCAGCGCCGCCTTCAAGGCCAAGCCGGCGCTCATCTCCCTCATCGGCGCCGCCTCGGCGGCCACCGACGGCGAGGGCGCCGCCACCGCGGTGCCGTGTCTCCGCGACGCGCTCGCCGGGGATGACTGGGCCGCCAGGAAGGCCGCCGCCGAGGCGCTCGCGCTGCTGGCCCTGGAGCACGGCGACGACCTTGCCGCCCACAAGCCCTCCTGCATTGCCGTCTTCGAGGCCAAGAGATTCGACAAG GTGAAGATTGTGCGGGAGTCCATGAACCGAATGATCGAGGCGTGGAGAGAGATCCCGGATGCGGAGGAGGATGTGTGCTCCTCCGGCGCGTCGCCGGCCCAGACCAGATCTCCTTCTCTAGCAG ATAGTGCAAGTGACGGTCGATACCCGGCTGATTCCCTAGGCTCCAATTCCGTCCAGTCAGTTACAAAGAGGAACATGCTGCCGGCAAGCAGGTCACCGCCGTCAGTCAGTAACCGAAGGACCAGTCCTTCCATCAGAAGCAAGAAGAGCTCGCCGCCTTcacgcggctgcggcggcggcgtggaCCAAGCCAAGAAATGTGACTATAAGGTCGACGTTGCCGTTGCAGCAGACGCCACCCCGATCAGGACGGTGACCGGGGAGAAGCTTCTGAAAGAGGGCAATGTTAGAGCAAGGCTTGAAGCACGGAAGATGCTGTTCCAGAAGAGTGGTGAGAAAGGGTACAATAAGGTGGCCGGGCGCAAGTCGGGGTCTAGAGTTGTTCCGTTTAACGGGGATGGTGACTCGGAAGAGAGCACCGAGGTTGAGGATGATGGGCCGGAGGAGGTTCAGTCAGACCACTCCTCTGAGGAGCTTCAGTTGGTTCACAAAGATGAAGACCTGTCCAAGATCAGGATGCAGCTTGTTCAGATAGAGAATCAGCAGACAAACTTGCTCGACCTCCTCCAG AAATTTATGGGGAGCTCCCAGAATGGGATACGTTCGTTGGAGACAAGGGTGAACGGTCTGGAAATGGCACTGGACGAGATCTCGCGTGATCTGGCCGCCTCTTCAGGAAGGATGCCAAGCAGCGAACCTGACATGAACTGCTGCATCCCGAGCCCAAAATTCTGGAGAAAAAATGAAGGCGGTAGATACACTTCAAGGTACCCCGTCTCCGACCTAGCAAACCACTCCGAGGAGAGCAGAGCTTCTTCTAAGTGGGAGAGGCAGAAGTTTGGAGTTCAGGGTGGGTTTGTGACCAACCCATTAGCAGAGCCAAACACTTCATACGTAAGGAGCACGTTGGTTGCTCAGGAAGGCAGGAGGCAGAATTCAGCCCAATACAAGGCGAG GACGCGTTAG
- the LOC123149333 gene encoding TORTIFOLIA1-like protein 5 isoform X2, with protein MGPAPRAGGEPMKQRVNRCLHRLSDRDTEAMAANELDAIARGLDADELPVFLAAVSDTRATDKAPLRRHSLRLLALLVAAHPRDAVAPLVPRLVAAALRRVRDPDSSVRAALVDAARAIAGAAAPPAAPAALGPLADAVLHEQDQCAQLAAALAAAAAVEASAPTADLADYLLALLPRLLKLLRSAAFKAKPALISLIGAASAATDGEGAATAVPCLRDALAGDDWAARKAAAEALALLALEHGDDLAAHKPSCIAVFEAKRFDKVKIVRESMNRMIEAWREIPDAEEDVCSSGASPAQTRSPSLADSASDGRYPADSLGSNSVQSVTKRNMLPASRSPPSVSNRRTSPSIRSKKSSPPSRGCGGGVDQAKKCDYKVDVAVAADATPIRTVTGEKLLKEGNVRARLEARKMLFQKSGEKGYNKVAGRKSGSRVVPFNGDGDSEESTEVEDDGPEEVQSDHSSEELQLVHKDEDLSKIRMQLVQIENQQTNLLDLLQKFMGSSQNGIRSLETRVNGLEMALDEISRDLAASSGRMPSSEPDMNCCIPSPKFWRKNEGGRYTSRYPVSDLANHSEESRASSKWERQKFGVQGGFVTNPLAEPNTSYVRSTLVAQEGRRQNSAQYKAR; from the exons ATGGGGCCGGCGCCGAGGGCGGGGGGCGAGCCAATGAAGCAGCGGGTGAACCGCTGCCTGCACCGCCTGTCCGACCGGGACACGGAGGCCATGGCCGCCAACGAGCTGGACGCGATCGCGCGCGGGCTGGACGCCGACGAGCTCCCCGTCTTCCTCGCCGCCGTCTCCGACACCCGGGCCACGGACAAGGCGCCGCTGCGGCGCCACTCGCTGCGCCTGCTGGCGCTCCTCGTCGCCGCGCACCCGCGCGACGCCGTGGCGCCGCTCGTGCCCAGGCTCGTCGCCGCCGCGCTGCGCCGGGTGCGCGACCCGGACTCCTCCGTGCGCGCCGCGCTCGTCGACGCCGCgcgcgccatcgccggcgccgccgcgccccccgCGGCCCCCGCGGCGCTCGGCCCGCTCGCCGACGCCGTGCTCCACGAGCAGGACCAGTGCGCGCAGCTCGCTGCcgcgctcgcggcggcggccgccgtCGAGGCATCCGCCCCCACCGCCGACCTCGCCGACTACCTcctcgcgctcctcccgcgcctcctcaAGCTCCTCCGCAGCGCCGCCTTCAAGGCCAAGCCGGCGCTCATCTCCCTCATCGGCGCCGCCTCGGCGGCCACCGACGGCGAGGGCGCCGCCACCGCGGTGCCGTGTCTCCGCGACGCGCTCGCCGGGGATGACTGGGCCGCCAGGAAGGCCGCCGCCGAGGCGCTCGCGCTGCTGGCCCTGGAGCACGGCGACGACCTTGCCGCCCACAAGCCCTCCTGCATTGCCGTCTTCGAGGCCAAGAGATTCGACAAG GTGAAGATTGTGCGGGAGTCCATGAACCGAATGATCGAGGCGTGGAGAGAGATCCCGGATGCGGAGGAGGATGTGTGCTCCTCCGGCGCGTCGCCGGCCCAGACCAGATCTCCTTCTCTAGCAG ATAGTGCAAGTGACGGTCGATACCCGGCTGATTCCCTAGGCTCCAATTCCGTCCAGTCAGTTACAAAGAGGAACATGCTGCCGGCAAGCAGGTCACCGCCGTCAGTCAGTAACCGAAGGACCAGTCCTTCCATCAGAAGCAAGAAGAGCTCGCCGCCTTcacgcggctgcggcggcggcgtggaCCAAGCCAAGAAATGTGACTATAAGGTCGACGTTGCCGTTGCAGCAGACGCCACCCCGATCAGGACGGTGACCGGGGAGAAGCTTCTGAAAGAGGGCAATGTTAGAGCAAGGCTTGAAGCACGGAAGATGCTGTTCCAGAAGAGTGGTGAGAAAGGGTACAATAAGGTGGCCGGGCGCAAGTCGGGGTCTAGAGTTGTTCCGTTTAACGGGGATGGTGACTCGGAAGAGAGCACCGAGGTTGAGGATGATGGGCCGGAGGAGGTTCAGTCAGACCACTCCTCTGAGGAGCTTCAGTTGGTTCACAAAGATGAAGACCTGTCCAAGATCAGGATGCAGCTTGTTCAGATAGAGAATCAGCAGACAAACTTGCTCGACCTCCTCCAG AAATTTATGGGGAGCTCCCAGAATGGGATACGTTCGTTGGAGACAAGGGTGAACGGTCTGGAAATGGCACTGGACGAGATCTCGCGTGATCTGGCCGCCTCTTCAGGAAGGATGCCAAGCAGCGAACCTGACATGAACTGCTGCATCCCGAGCCCAAAATTCTGGAGAAAAAATGAAGGCGGTAGATACACTTCAAGGTACCCCGTCTCCGACCTAGCAAACCACTCCGAGGAGAGCAGAGCTTCTTCTAAGTGGGAGAGGCAGAAGTTTGGAGTTCAGGGTGGGTTTGTGACCAACCCATTAGCAGAGCCAAACACTTCATACGTAAGGAGCACGTTGGTTGCTCAGGAAGGCAGGAGGCAGAATTCAGCCCAATACAAGGCGAGGTAG
- the LOC123149332 gene encoding alpha-mannosidase 2: MHLFSGGGGRTGALLPTTSKPKAHHHRAKVAPASTRRRGPHPASASSSSSSRRVLQLAAAFFFFLFLFAFLRLGFPSSPSAAPSPARPRARLTRRPAFRRDSVAAEAAAAAVAARAGREAPVDITTKDLYDRIQFDDVDGGAWKQGWEVTYKGDEWDAEKLKVFVAPHSHNDPGWIHTVEEYYDRQSRHILDTIIESLSKDPRRKFIWEEMSYLERWWRDAPRKKQEEFAKLVHDGQLEIVSGGWVMNDEANSHYFAIIEQMMEGNMWLNDTIGVIPKNSWSIDPFGYSSTMAYLLRRMGFHNMLIQRTHYELKKELARKQNLEYLWRQNWDIEETTDIFVHMMPFYSYDIPHTCGPEPAICCQFDFARMRGFSYESCPWRYDPVETDSNNVQERATKLLDQYRKKSTLYRTNTLLIPLGDDFRYVNTEEAEAQFRNYEKLFDYINSNPHLNAEVKFGTLEDYFSTLRDEAEKINYTRPGEVGSVELQGFPTLSGDFFTYADRNQDYWSGYYVSRPFFKAVDRVLEQTLRASEILSSFVLGYCQKFQCAKLPISFSHKLTAARRNLALFQHHDGVTGTAKDHVVVDYGTRMHTSLQDLQLFMSRAVEVLLGDVHDRSDPTILSHFEPVQERSKYDVQPVHRVLNPHEGKTHSVVFFNPLEQTRDEIVMIVVSNPDVSVLNSTGSCLKCQISPEWQYVSGEKVSTGRHRLYWRASVPALGLETYYVAVGQDCEKATPAVVKTFTASQEFSCPEPYHCSNLEGKTVEMKNSYHTLSFDVSHGLLQTVTRHKHGEKTEIGEEIAMYSSRGSGAYLFKPIGEARPIVKEGGYFILTEGPLVQEAHSLPKTEWDKSPLSHSTRIYSCGDSIQDMLVEKEYHVELVGRVFDDRELIVRYKTDIDNQRVFYSDLNGFQMSRRQTYDKIPLQGNYYPMPSLAFLQDSLGNRFSVHSKQSLGAASLKKGWMEIMLDRRLVRDDGRGLGQGVMDNRPMNVIFHLLMESNVSALPKSHNSITLQPSLLSHRVGAHLNYPMHAFVSKNLHEKSFKLPQQTFTPLATSLPCDIHVVNLKVPQPLRFAHTEAVEPRFAILLQRRGWDASYCKRGGLQCTNIGEEAVNLFDMFKDLSVLNVKATSLNLLNDDPEMLGYLEQIGDVAQEGNVLISPMEIQAYKLDLQPPSSPEE; the protein is encoded by the exons ATGCACCtcttctccggcggcggcggccgcaccGGCGCGCTCCTCCCGACCACCTCCAAGCCGAAGGCGCACCACCACCGCGCCAAGGTAGCCCCCGCCTCCacccgccgccgcggcccccaccccgcctccgcctcctcctcctcctcctcccgccgcgtCCTCCAGCTCGccgccgccttcttcttcttcctcttcctcttcgccttcCTCCGCCTAGGCTTCCCCTCCTCCCCGTCCGCCGCGCCGTCCCCCGCCCGCCCCCGCGCCCGCCTCACCCGCAGGCCGGCCTTCCGCCGCGACTCCGTGGCGGCGgaggccgccgcggccgccgtcgccgccagggCCGGCCGCGAGGCGCCCGTCGACATCACCACCAAGGACCTCTACGACCGGATCCAGTTCGACGACGTGGACGGCGGCGCGTGGAAGCAGGGGTGGGAGGTCACCTACAAGGGCGACGAGTGGGACGCCGAGAAGCTCAAGGTCTTCGTCGCGCCCCACTCCCACAACGACCCCGGCTGGATCCACACCGTCGAGGAGTACTACGACCGCCAGTCGCGCCACATCCTCGACACCATCATCGAATCCCTCTCCAAG GATCCCCGCAGGAAGTTCATATGGGAGGAGATGTCGTACCTGGAGAGGTGGTGGCGTGACGCCCCGCGGAAGAAGCAGGAGGAGTTTGCCAAGCTCGTGCACGACGGACAGCTCGAGATTGTCAGTGGCGGCTGGGTCATGAACGATGAG GCAAACTCCCACTATTTTGCCATCATAGAGCAG ATGATGGAGGGGAACATGTGGCTCAATGATACCATTGGAGTTATTCCCAAGAATTCTTGGTCCATTGACccatttggctattcatctaccaTGGCTTATCTACTGAGGAGAATGGGTTTCCATAACATGTTGATCCAGCGAACACACTATGAGCTGAAAAAGGAGCTTGCGAGGAAACAGAATCTTGAATATTTGTGGAGGCAGAACTGGGATATCGAAGAAACGACAGACATATTTGTTCATATGATGCCCTTCTATTCTTATGACATACCACACACCTGTGGACCAGAACCAGCTATCTGCTGTCAGTTTGACTTTGCTCGAATGCGTGGTTTCAGCTATGAGTCTTGCCCATGGAGATATGATCCAGTTGAAACAGATTCAAACAATGTGCAAGAGAGAGCAACGAAACTTCTAGATCAATACAGGAAAAAGTCAACCCTGTACAGAACAAATACACTTCTCATTCCTTTGGGAGATGATTTCCGGTATGTTAATACCGAGGAAGCAGAAGCACAATTTCGCAATTATGAGAAGCTTTTTGATTACATCAATTCTAATCCCCATCTGAATGCTGAAGTCAAATTTGGAACCCTGGAGGATTACTTCTCTACACTGAGAGATGAAGCTGAAAAGATAAACTATACACGCCCTGGTGAAGTTGGTTCTGTTGAGCTGCAAGGTTTTCCAACACTTTCAGGGGACTTCTTTACATATGCTGATAGAAATCAGGATTACTGGAGTGGTTACTATGTATCAAGGCCATTCTTCAAAGCAGTTGACCGCGTTCTAGAGCAGACACTCCGTGCCTCAGAGATTCTGAGTTCATTTGTTCTTGGATACTGTCAGAAATTTCAGTGTGCAAAACTTCCCATCAGTTTCTCTCACAAACTAACAGCAGCAAGGAGGAATTTGGCACTTTTTCAGCATCATGATGGGGTAACTGGCACAGCTAAGGATCATGTCGTAGTGGACTATGGGACTCGAATGCACACTTCTTTGCAAGATTTGCAGCTATTTATGTCAAGGGCAGTCGAAGTGCTTTTGGGAGATGTCCATGATAGATCTGATCCTACAATTTTATCACATTTTGAGCCGGTGCAGGAACGATCAAAGTATGATGTTCAACCTGTGCATAGGGTTCTCAACCCTCATGAAGGGAAGACACATTCTGTTGTCTTTTTTAACCCATTAGAGCAAACAAGGGATGAGATTGTTATGATTGTGGTAAGCAATCCTGATGTATCTGTTCTCAATTCAACTGGGTCCTGTTTGAAATGTCAAATTTCCCCTGAGTGGCAGTATGTCAGTGGTGAGAAGGTTTCTACTGGCCGGCACCGTCTGTATTGGAGAGCTTCTGTTCCTGCACTGGGTTTGGAGACTTACTATGTGGCCGTGGGCCAGGACTGTGAAAAGGCTACTCCTGCTGTGGTGAAAACATTCACCGCTTCCCAAGAATTTTCTTGCCCTGAACCATATCATTGTTCAAATCTTGAAGGTAAAACTGTGGAGATGAAGAATTCTTATCATACTCTTTCTTTTGATGTAAGTCATGGCCTCCTCCAGACAGTCACTCGTCACAAACATGGGGAGAAAACTGAGATAGGCGAAGAAATTGCCATGTACAGCAGTCGTGGAAGTGGGGCATACTTGTTCAAACCTATTGGGGAAGCAAGGCCAATTGTTAAGGAAGGAGGATATTTCATCCTAACTGAAGGGCCATTGGTTCAAGAAGCCCATTCCCTTCCAAAGACAGAGTGGGATAAGTCACCTCTCTCACATAGCACACGCATTTATAGTTGCGGGGACTCTATACAGGATATGCTGGTTGAGAAGGAATACCATGTTGAACTTGTCGGTCGTGTATTTGATGACAGGGAGCTAATTGTCAGATACAAGACAGATATTGACAACCAGAGAGTGTTCTATTCTGATCTGAATGGCTTTCAGATGAGTCGGAGGCAGACATATGATAAGATCCCCTTGCAGGGCAATTATTACCCAATGCCATCACTTGCCTTCTTACAGGATTCACTTGGCAACCGGTTTTCAGTACACTCCAAGCAATCATTAGGAGCAGCAAGCTTGAAAAAAGGATGGATGGAGATTATGTTGGATCGTAGGCTGGTTCGGGACGATGGCCGTGGTTTGGGGCAGGGGGTAATGGACAACCGTCCCATGAATGTAATCTTCCATCTCCTCATGGAGTCTAATGTGTCTGCTTTGCCTAAATCTCACAATTCAATTACTCTTCAACCATCACTCCTTTCCCACCGTGTGGGGGCGCACCTGAACTACCCAATGCATGCTTTTGTGAGCAAAAACCTTCATGAAAAATCCTTTAAGCTTCCTCAACAAACATTTACTCCATTGGCTACTTCTTTGCCCTGTGATATACATGTTGTCAACTTGAAGGTCCCTCAGCCTCTAAGGTTTGCTCATACGGAAGCAGTTGAGCCAAGATTTGCCATTCTGTTGCAGAGAAGGGGCTGGGATGCATCATACTGCAAAAGGGGTGGGTTACAGTGTACAAATATCGGGGAAGAGGCTGTAAATCTATTTGACATGTTCAAAGATCTATCGGTTTTAAATGTGAAGGCAACCTCTCTGAACCTCTTAAATGATGACCCTGAAATGCTAGGGTATCTCGAGCAAATTGGCGATGTAGCTCAGGAGGGTAATGTTCTCATCTCACCAATGGAAATTCAGGCATACAAGTTAGACCTACAGCCACCATCATCACCAGAAGAATAG